The following coding sequences lie in one Pontibacter sp. G13 genomic window:
- a CDS encoding isocitrate/isopropylmalate family dehydrogenase, translating into MNTYRIAAVHGDGIGHEIVPAGMKVLHAAAQKHGFTLESETFLWGAGYYQEHGDFLPENGLEIMKSFDAVYFGAVGLPEVDDTLPFKLFTNLVRTAFKQYVNYRPVKLFDGIESPLRSKTQSDIDFVIIRENNEGEFVQTGRQLYPDNPEGMACDTTIMTRAGIERVAHYAFKLAQKRRKSLTNVTKSNTLIHTLAYWDRIIAEVAEQYPDVAYKKMYVDAASANFVLHPEYFDVILTTNMIGDILSDLGGAIMGSLGLGGSGNLNPEGTFPSMFEPIHGSAPDIAGLNIANPVGQIWSGAIMLEHLGETAAAQDVMYAINQVTASGNLTKDMGGNATTDDIANRAIDALAVNPVNA; encoded by the coding sequence ATGAATACCTATCGCATTGCAGCCGTCCACGGAGATGGCATTGGTCATGAAATCGTGCCTGCAGGTATGAAAGTCCTTCACGCTGCCGCCCAAAAACATGGATTCACCCTTGAATCGGAGACCTTTCTTTGGGGCGCAGGATATTATCAGGAACATGGTGATTTTCTTCCCGAAAATGGGTTGGAGATCATGAAATCTTTTGATGCCGTGTACTTTGGGGCCGTGGGATTGCCAGAGGTGGATGACACCCTCCCATTCAAGTTGTTCACCAATCTGGTGCGGACAGCATTCAAGCAATACGTCAATTATCGTCCAGTCAAGCTGTTCGACGGGATCGAAAGCCCGCTTCGCAGCAAGACCCAATCGGACATCGACTTTGTGATCATCCGGGAGAATAACGAGGGGGAATTTGTGCAGACCGGAAGGCAACTGTATCCGGACAATCCAGAGGGTATGGCATGCGACACCACCATCATGACCCGTGCGGGCATTGAGCGAGTGGCGCACTATGCCTTCAAATTGGCACAAAAGCGCCGCAAGTCCCTGACCAATGTCACCAAGTCCAATACCTTGATTCACACCTTGGCCTATTGGGACCGAATCATCGCCGAGGTAGCCGAGCAATACCCGGACGTTGCCTACAAGAAAATGTATGTGGACGCAGCCTCTGCGAATTTCGTGCTGCATCCTGAATATTTCGACGTGATCCTCACCACCAATATGATTGGCGATATCCTCTCGGACTTGGGTGGGGCCATCATGGGGAGCCTCGGTCTGGGTGGAAGTGGCAACCTCAATCCCGAGGGAACTTTCCCATCCATGTTTGAGCCTATCCACGGTTCTGCCCCTGATATTGCCGGACTGAACATCGCCAATCCAGTCGGCCAAATCTGGTCGGGAGCGATCATGTTGGAACATCTCGGAGAAACTGCCGCAGCCCAAGACGTCATGTATGCGATCAATCAAGTGACTGCATCCGGCAACTTGACCAAAGATATGGGCGGAAACGCCACCACGGACGACATCGCCAATCGCGCCATTGATGCGTTGGCCGTCAATCCTGTAAATGCATAA
- a CDS encoding amidohydrolase family protein: MNALRFMLVGMITLMTFFPILAQNPVTTTLIINADIFDGQHESLKKGQSVLIEGNIIKEIAPQINVSEGARIINAKGATLSPGFIGAHEHVMFQVSPADFLTADTRYFAYVATVTAETYLMNGWTSIRDASGNSFSLKRAIDEDIIPGPRIFPSGGMLSQTAGHADIRIPSNLGSFAGGPPSHAQLFGDLVVADGPDEVMKAAREQMRLGATQIKIAVGGSSLSPGDPLDVIEFTEGEIQAAVKAAEDYQTYVMAHVYTPVGIKRSIENGVKCIEHACFADRETISLMQEKGVWLSVQILGFQPSKAEGLTQAQIDQWNETTAGIDGMLKLTKELNFDKIGFGTDVVYAPDLIKTINKEFTLRTQWFSTFEIMKQATCNSGQIINLSNRMIPGKLGVIEEGALADILLINGNPMEDLNLLLHPEENLLMIMKDGKIYKNILK, translated from the coding sequence ATGAATGCTTTAAGATTCATGCTAGTGGGGATGATCACCCTCATGACCTTCTTCCCAATTCTTGCCCAAAACCCTGTAACGACCACGCTTATCATCAATGCTGACATCTTCGACGGACAGCATGAATCGCTTAAGAAAGGGCAGAGCGTGTTGATAGAAGGCAATATTATCAAGGAGATTGCCCCCCAAATCAATGTTTCCGAAGGTGCAAGGATCATAAATGCGAAGGGAGCTACGCTTTCTCCTGGATTCATCGGTGCCCATGAGCATGTCATGTTTCAGGTATCTCCCGCTGACTTCCTGACGGCTGACACTCGGTATTTCGCCTACGTGGCTACAGTTACTGCTGAGACCTACCTCATGAATGGTTGGACCTCCATCAGAGATGCATCCGGGAATTCCTTTTCACTCAAAAGAGCGATTGATGAGGACATCATACCCGGACCCCGGATTTTTCCTTCTGGCGGTATGCTGTCCCAAACGGCTGGGCATGCTGATATTAGAATTCCTTCCAACTTGGGATCTTTTGCAGGTGGTCCCCCAAGCCATGCCCAATTATTTGGAGATTTGGTGGTTGCAGACGGGCCGGATGAAGTGATGAAAGCTGCACGGGAACAAATGCGACTTGGAGCTACTCAAATCAAGATCGCGGTAGGAGGTTCTTCACTGAGCCCCGGTGATCCGCTGGATGTGATCGAATTTACCGAAGGGGAAATTCAAGCAGCAGTAAAGGCGGCTGAGGACTATCAGACCTATGTCATGGCGCATGTATACACGCCTGTAGGAATCAAAAGATCGATTGAAAATGGAGTCAAATGTATTGAACATGCGTGTTTTGCCGACCGAGAGACCATTTCCCTCATGCAGGAAAAAGGGGTTTGGTTGTCCGTGCAAATACTCGGATTTCAGCCTTCGAAGGCAGAAGGTCTAACTCAAGCGCAGATCGATCAATGGAATGAGACTACTGCTGGAATTGATGGTATGCTCAAGCTGACTAAGGAATTGAATTTTGACAAAATTGGTTTTGGCACAGATGTGGTCTATGCACCAGATTTGATCAAGACGATCAACAAGGAATTTACCCTCCGGACCCAGTGGTTCAGCACCTTCGAGATCATGAAGCAAGCTACCTGCAACTCTGGACAGATCATCAACTTGTCCAATCGGATGATCCCTGGAAAATTGGGAGTGATCGAGGAAGGCGCACTTGCAGACATTCTGTTGATCAATGGGAATCCCATGGAGGATCTCAACCTCCTCCTTCATCCAGAGGAAAACCTGCTCATGATCATGAAGGATGGAAAGATCTACAAGAATATCTTGAAGTAG
- a CDS encoding effector-associated constant component EACC1 — translation MMTFKAEAEAQDAEIEHVTKHLGTGSARNFDGGMDTNVLQTLSIIFGSGGLALAYLAALKPLIVEWLKNRNGRTMRIKKGEVEIELKGLQDFEEAITVLKRLDD, via the coding sequence ATGATGACTTTCAAAGCCGAAGCAGAAGCGCAGGATGCTGAAATCGAACATGTGACCAAACACTTAGGAACCGGCAGCGCTCGGAATTTCGATGGAGGGATGGATACTAACGTCCTTCAGACGCTTTCCATCATCTTCGGGTCCGGAGGATTGGCACTCGCCTATCTGGCTGCGCTTAAACCGCTGATCGTAGAGTGGTTGAAGAATCGAAATGGGAGAACCATGCGGATCAAAAAGGGGGAAGTCGAAATCGAGCTGAAGGGCCTCCAGGATTTTGAAGAGGCCATCACGGTGTTGAAGCGATTGGATGATTAG
- a CDS encoding fibronectin type III domain-containing protein, translating to MNFSKRLICLSGLLLSASLVGQLLGQTTTSNLLGNPGAESGLTDWTIEQGVVEALASNQCGTVPAQDGGFLFVVGGACSHSALGIAYQQVDVSTYATEIDAADVTVHFEGYLRDWNGKDLPEIYLRYLDANAQEIGTSPTLSHQNATWTLKNASELVPANTRSIRFYLKGTRNSGSDNDSYIDALSMTLTIVNSPSPPAAGLNTNLLINGGAEDQLTDWTVDQGVVEALLSSECGTVPAFAGSRLFVVGGACSHSALGLAHQDVDVSAFSQQIDNDELSAVFGGQQRDWDGTDIPEIYLTFLDGSSLPLETTASITGQQASWVLDSLAVNVPSGTRTIQFFIKGTRNAGNDNDSYMDELFVKLTDQSGNGGGGNDPLDVSLLLNGGAEDQLTHWTLDQGVVEALLSSECGTVPAYAGDRFFVVGGACSHSALGLAHQDVDISPYATRIDNNELYAYFGGRLRDWSGSDVPEVYLEFLNGSNQVISTGASISSQSATWTEVSLSEAIPSGTRTIRYFIQGTRNDGTDNDSYMDELFLRVTNEFIDGGTGNAQFVVQPYLQHATPASIKVMWETAAAGTSIVQWGTTASLGNTATGTSATGNGNSRIHTVQLTGLSANTRYFYKAQTGSDESAIKEFKTPPTKTSEQSFNLVALSDMQSNNVRFETVITSGIIKYVNDSLNGDLPMDLGMVLIPGDLVTNGGTYSQWANDFFAPSHQLLAQVPLYPVIGNHDDYGSGTANYLKYFDLPTNGTSGYLEQWYYYDYSNLRVIGLNSTDPVSATQLAWLDQVLLDAGIDPTIDFVFAQLHHPHKSELWAQGESNFSTDVVGKLEQFSSNYGKPSIHFFGHTHGYSRGQSRDHHHVMVNVGGGGGALDNWGEGNWIQNDYEEFSVSQDEFGFVFVKVEAGPTPKFELKKLGMGQENNMTPIALRDHMVVKRFNNAPQTPTAISPIGTSNDATLKASAFSDSDNDGFGAAHWQVSTNSSFSNIVFDQWKQHENWFFNQDSQAGDDLTDIEATGLNAGTTYYWRVRYRDQALEWSDWSVPASFSLTQSSRLAGTSNGIEAGDLAVYPNPSNGVIYLETIEAAQNAQEVVVMDLTGRAYLTVSFTQTSTLQKINLENLPAGIYVLRLTFESGEIENVKVIRN from the coding sequence ATGAACTTTTCAAAGCGACTGATTTGCTTGAGCGGGCTATTGCTCTCAGCATCCCTAGTCGGTCAACTGTTGGGGCAAACCACGACAAGCAATCTCTTGGGAAACCCTGGAGCTGAATCGGGACTGACCGATTGGACGATCGAACAGGGGGTTGTCGAAGCCCTTGCCAGCAACCAATGCGGCACCGTTCCTGCACAGGATGGAGGATTTCTATTCGTAGTAGGCGGGGCATGTTCTCATTCGGCATTGGGAATTGCCTATCAACAGGTAGATGTCAGCACCTATGCCACTGAAATTGACGCTGCAGACGTAACTGTACATTTCGAGGGCTATCTGCGGGATTGGAACGGAAAGGACCTGCCAGAGATTTACCTGCGCTATCTCGATGCCAACGCGCAAGAGATCGGCACCTCCCCTACCCTCTCCCATCAAAATGCGACTTGGACGCTAAAAAATGCTTCCGAACTAGTCCCAGCCAACACCAGAAGTATTCGATTTTACCTCAAAGGGACCCGGAATTCAGGATCAGACAACGATTCTTATATCGACGCCCTCTCCATGACGTTGACCATTGTCAACTCCCCCTCTCCTCCTGCTGCTGGACTGAATACCAATCTCTTGATAAATGGAGGTGCAGAGGATCAGCTCACCGACTGGACCGTAGATCAAGGCGTAGTCGAGGCGCTTCTGAGCTCAGAATGCGGAACTGTTCCGGCTTTTGCGGGGAGCAGATTGTTTGTAGTAGGCGGTGCTTGTTCGCATTCTGCATTGGGGCTGGCTCATCAAGATGTGGACGTAAGTGCATTTTCCCAACAAATCGACAACGATGAATTGAGCGCTGTTTTTGGAGGGCAACAACGGGACTGGGATGGAACGGACATTCCAGAGATCTATCTGACCTTCTTGGATGGAAGCTCCCTGCCATTGGAAACAACGGCTTCCATCACGGGGCAGCAGGCAAGTTGGGTACTTGACTCATTGGCAGTCAATGTCCCATCAGGCACAAGAACTATCCAATTTTTCATCAAAGGCACGCGAAATGCCGGAAATGACAACGATAGCTACATGGACGAGTTGTTTGTCAAACTCACAGATCAATCTGGCAATGGCGGAGGAGGAAACGACCCCTTGGATGTATCCCTACTCCTCAATGGCGGGGCCGAAGACCAACTCACCCATTGGACCCTCGATCAAGGGGTCGTGGAAGCATTGCTGAGTTCAGAATGCGGCACTGTGCCAGCCTACGCTGGCGATCGATTTTTCGTGGTGGGAGGCGCATGTTCGCATTCAGCTTTGGGCCTCGCCCATCAGGACGTGGACATTTCCCCATACGCCACTCGCATCGACAACAACGAACTGTACGCATATTTCGGTGGACGTCTCCGCGATTGGAGTGGCTCCGATGTTCCAGAGGTGTATTTGGAATTCCTCAATGGATCCAATCAGGTCATTTCCACAGGGGCTTCTATTTCTAGCCAATCCGCCACTTGGACGGAGGTTTCCTTGAGCGAGGCAATCCCTTCCGGCACCAGAACCATCCGCTACTTCATCCAAGGCACCCGGAACGACGGGACGGACAATGACAGCTACATGGATGAATTGTTCCTCCGTGTCACCAATGAATTCATCGACGGAGGTACGGGCAATGCACAGTTCGTCGTCCAGCCCTATCTTCAGCATGCAACTCCGGCCTCTATCAAGGTAATGTGGGAAACTGCCGCAGCAGGCACCAGCATCGTGCAGTGGGGAACTACCGCATCTTTGGGGAATACGGCTACCGGGACTTCGGCCACAGGAAACGGAAATTCACGTATTCACACGGTTCAATTAACCGGCTTGAGCGCCAATACGCGATATTTCTACAAAGCTCAAACCGGAAGCGACGAGTCCGCTATCAAAGAGTTCAAGACTCCACCGACCAAGACCTCCGAACAATCCTTCAACTTGGTGGCCTTGAGCGATATGCAATCCAACAATGTGCGCTTCGAAACGGTCATCACGAGCGGAATCATCAAGTATGTCAATGACAGCCTGAACGGCGATCTTCCCATGGACCTTGGGATGGTCTTAATTCCGGGCGACCTCGTGACCAATGGGGGAACGTATTCACAGTGGGCTAATGACTTCTTCGCACCGAGTCATCAGTTGCTGGCCCAAGTTCCCCTCTATCCGGTGATCGGAAACCATGACGATTATGGCAGCGGTACAGCCAATTACCTGAAATACTTCGATCTACCGACCAATGGCACCTCCGGCTACCTTGAGCAATGGTACTATTATGACTATTCCAACCTTCGAGTCATAGGGCTAAACTCCACCGATCCGGTAAGTGCCACCCAATTGGCATGGTTGGATCAAGTGCTGTTGGATGCTGGGATAGACCCGACGATTGATTTTGTATTTGCGCAGCTTCACCACCCGCACAAATCCGAATTGTGGGCGCAAGGAGAGTCCAATTTCTCCACTGATGTAGTGGGAAAACTAGAGCAATTCTCCTCGAATTATGGCAAACCAAGCATCCATTTCTTTGGACATACGCATGGTTACTCACGCGGTCAATCCAGAGATCATCACCACGTCATGGTCAATGTCGGTGGCGGTGGTGGTGCGCTGGACAACTGGGGCGAAGGGAACTGGATCCAAAATGACTACGAGGAATTCAGTGTCTCACAGGACGAATTTGGATTTGTATTCGTCAAGGTCGAAGCTGGCCCAACCCCTAAGTTCGAACTCAAGAAACTGGGCATGGGACAAGAAAACAACATGACCCCTATCGCACTGCGTGACCACATGGTTGTCAAGCGATTCAACAATGCCCCTCAAACGCCAACCGCCATTTCTCCGATTGGCACTTCGAATGATGCTACCTTGAAAGCCTCTGCCTTCTCCGATTCCGACAACGATGGATTTGGCGCGGCGCATTGGCAGGTCAGTACCAATAGTAGCTTCTCGAATATCGTATTCGACCAGTGGAAACAGCATGAAAACTGGTTCTTCAACCAAGATAGCCAAGCGGGGGATGACTTGACGGACATCGAGGCTACGGGCTTGAATGCTGGGACAACCTACTACTGGAGAGTCCGATACAGAGACCAAGCCTTGGAATGGAGTGATTGGAGTGTGCCAGCAAGCTTTAGTTTGACGCAGAGCAGCAGATTGGCGGGCACTTCGAATGGGATCGAAGCGGGCGATTTGGCGGTCTATCCCAACCCAAGCAATGGCGTGATCTATCTGGAAACCATTGAAGCAGCTCAAAATGCCCAAGAGGTGGTGGTGATGGATTTGACGGGGCGGGCCTATCTTACCGTTTCCTTTACTCAAACATCCACCTTGCAGAAGATCAACTTGGAAAATCTCCCCGCTGGGATTTACGTGCTGAGATTGACCTTCGAAAGTGGAGAAATCGAGAACGTCAAGGTGATCAGGAATTAA
- a CDS encoding DUF4437 domain-containing protein — MNRFSSSMILLAIVLSSCNPPSSQPSKESLPHIERPTNEVILSSEIVWEPLNPARGDKSPQAGTIWGDRKGTVATGFLAKFVDGFSSPPHIHNVTYRAVVLRGLVHNDDADAEEMWMPSGSFWTQPLGQPHITSAKGAENIAYVEIDSGPYLVKPVDESFDNGERPVNIDASNVVWLDHSETNWVAANGSAEISFLWDSQGNDHFRGLFVKIPAGFDGIMETQGEVFRSIIIQGNLNYEMPVDHEIKMLDAGSSFSSTGLALHHLTNPSEESALIYVRTDGELEVQDL; from the coding sequence ATGAATAGATTCTCCTCGTCCATGATCCTTTTGGCAATCGTACTGTCTTCCTGCAACCCTCCATCCTCACAACCTTCCAAGGAAAGCCTTCCCCATATCGAGCGTCCCACCAATGAGGTCATCCTGAGCTCGGAGATCGTTTGGGAGCCATTGAACCCTGCACGTGGCGACAAAAGTCCCCAAGCCGGAACCATTTGGGGAGATCGAAAAGGGACTGTAGCCACCGGATTCCTAGCGAAGTTTGTCGATGGATTCTCCTCTCCTCCTCACATTCACAATGTCACCTACAGGGCTGTGGTGCTCAGAGGATTGGTCCACAACGACGACGCCGATGCTGAGGAAATGTGGATGCCTTCGGGCTCTTTTTGGACGCAGCCACTGGGCCAACCGCATATCACGTCTGCCAAAGGAGCCGAGAATATTGCCTATGTGGAAATTGACAGTGGACCTTATCTGGTCAAGCCCGTTGACGAATCCTTCGATAACGGCGAGCGTCCTGTGAACATCGATGCCTCCAACGTGGTATGGCTAGATCACAGTGAGACGAACTGGGTGGCAGCAAATGGTTCGGCGGAGATCAGTTTTCTGTGGGACAGTCAAGGAAATGATCACTTCCGTGGTTTATTCGTGAAAATTCCCGCGGGCTTTGACGGAATAATGGAAACTCAAGGCGAGGTCTTTCGGTCGATCATCATCCAAGGGAATCTGAATTACGAGATGCCTGTCGATCATGAAATCAAGATGCTAGATGCCGGAAGCTCCTTTTCCTCTACCGGATTGGCATTGCATCACCTGACCAATCCCTCGGAGGAATCAGCCCTGATCTATGTTCGGACGGATGGAGAATTGGAGGTCCAGGATCTTTAG
- a CDS encoding DNA alkylation repair protein, which produces MSLSPKAQAIYDQIDPASTKLGDLKKMAKEIKRDHDLALELWSSGEYLPRQLAVLVMDKNLLTQEVLDQLDADMQIHPSAEQTRMMEWLMANQLMKGKKTTALIESWADSPRPLQRRTFWYHQGRLRWTGKTLHENTSELLDAIESQIADEVPEVQWAMNFTAAWIGIFDEPYRDRCIQIGETNGLYKDEVVPKNCTPNYLPEFIRIEVGKRNQ; this is translated from the coding sequence ATGTCGCTTTCCCCCAAAGCCCAAGCCATCTATGATCAGATTGACCCAGCGTCCACCAAACTGGGAGATCTGAAGAAAATGGCCAAAGAAATCAAGCGAGATCACGATCTGGCTCTGGAGCTTTGGTCCTCCGGTGAATACTTGCCTAGACAATTGGCGGTGTTGGTGATGGACAAGAATCTCCTGACTCAAGAAGTACTGGATCAATTGGACGCGGATATGCAGATACATCCCTCTGCCGAGCAAACCCGAATGATGGAATGGCTGATGGCCAATCAATTGATGAAAGGCAAAAAGACTACCGCGCTGATCGAATCATGGGCAGATAGTCCTCGCCCTCTGCAAAGGCGAACGTTTTGGTACCATCAGGGCCGCCTTCGATGGACCGGGAAGACGCTTCACGAAAATACATCAGAACTACTAGACGCCATCGAATCCCAGATTGCCGACGAGGTGCCCGAGGTGCAATGGGCCATGAACTTCACCGCTGCCTGGATTGGGATATTTGATGAACCATACCGAGACCGGTGCATCCAGATTGGGGAGACGAATGGATTGTACAAAGATGAGGTGGTGCCCAAAAATTGTACGCCTAATTATCTGCCGGAATTCATCCGAATAGAAGTGGGGAAGCGGAATCAGTAG
- a CDS encoding GntR family transcriptional regulator codes for MEHVELVDRIYLKIRQMIFNQELKPGQKLVQEKLAAQLGISRSPLLKALQKLESEMLVESIPRRGMYVKQMDPAEIQDIFQCRAVIEGLSARLCAERLTPDQIQTLKDCFAGFDGDGPIDPKTYAESDRAFHTHLMQWSGNAVVLRLEILSHIHLSAYQVGLLRTPSETLGEHLAIIDALEAGNGTLAEQLMRTHIEDSLAAFLARS; via the coding sequence ATGGAGCATGTCGAGTTGGTGGATCGGATCTATCTGAAAATCAGGCAAATGATTTTCAATCAAGAATTGAAGCCCGGTCAGAAATTGGTTCAGGAAAAGTTGGCTGCACAATTGGGGATCAGCCGGAGTCCGTTGCTCAAGGCCCTCCAGAAGCTGGAATCTGAGATGTTGGTGGAGAGCATTCCTCGACGGGGAATGTATGTCAAGCAGATGGATCCTGCTGAAATTCAGGATATTTTCCAGTGCCGCGCGGTGATCGAAGGTCTGTCCGCTAGATTGTGTGCCGAACGACTGACCCCTGACCAGATTCAGACCTTGAAGGATTGTTTCGCCGGATTCGACGGGGATGGTCCCATTGACCCAAAAACCTATGCCGAATCCGATCGGGCATTTCACACACACCTCATGCAGTGGAGCGGAAACGCCGTGGTCCTTCGCCTCGAAATCTTGAGCCACATTCATTTGAGCGCCTATCAAGTGGGCCTGCTCCGTACGCCTTCCGAGACACTGGGCGAGCACTTGGCCATCATCGATGCGCTTGAAGCGGGAAATGGAACACTCGCCGAACAGCTGATGCGAACGCATATCGAGGATTCATTGGCGGCATTTTTGGCGAGATCGTAA
- a CDS encoding cyclase family protein: MLDLSGYQIHDLTLPLDDRVAGYSHTPAKTLEGDGWNARWLKIYSHAGTHMDAPLHFGVNGTTIDQFTPETLMGNCWIVRVPAPEPGALLTPSIVEHLSKTFVAGDSLIIHTGWSEQLGEAAYRDDLPRISEELAHWCVERGVRILGVEPPSVANVNDLPEVTKIHEILLGGDVRIVEGLTQLDAIRSDQVYLMALPLKVAGGDGAPARVLAFEPKHI; encoded by the coding sequence ATGCTGGACCTTTCCGGTTACCAAATTCACGATCTTACCCTGCCGCTCGATGATCGAGTGGCGGGGTACTCACATACGCCTGCCAAGACATTGGAGGGAGATGGGTGGAATGCCCGATGGCTCAAGATCTATTCCCATGCGGGCACTCACATGGATGCCCCGCTACATTTTGGTGTAAATGGCACAACCATCGATCAATTTACGCCAGAGACCTTGATGGGAAATTGCTGGATCGTCCGTGTTCCAGCCCCAGAACCGGGCGCGCTACTGACTCCCTCCATCGTTGAGCACCTCTCGAAGACATTTGTAGCAGGAGACAGCCTCATCATCCATACCGGATGGAGTGAGCAGTTGGGAGAGGCGGCTTATCGAGACGATTTGCCCAGAATCTCAGAGGAATTGGCTCATTGGTGCGTGGAGCGAGGGGTGAGGATTTTGGGAGTCGAACCTCCTTCTGTGGCCAATGTGAATGACTTACCAGAAGTGACCAAAATTCACGAAATTCTGCTGGGAGGGGATGTTCGAATTGTAGAAGGACTCACCCAGCTGGATGCCATCCGATCAGATCAAGTCTATCTCATGGCCCTTCCACTCAAAGTTGCTGGAGGGGACGGCGCTCCGGCTCGTGTCCTCGCTTTTGAACCCAAACATATCTAG
- a CDS encoding four-carbon acid sugar kinase family protein translates to MPDYATFAELTRHLPNVLPDLIETVQQVKNRKFDTILVLDDDPTGTQTVYDLPVITSWQEGEIEQELVAGTPTCYLLTNSRSLPEPEAYFLGLRLGQKIHAAQQATNKRTLVISRGDSTLRGHYPSEVLALEDGSGQRGVHFIIPAFFEGGRYTIGNVHYVRQGEQMIPANETPFAQDKAFGYQHADLRKWVEEKTGGAVPVDFVASISITDIRTRSVEALTHQIDTLSPGDVCIVNAAEYSDLQQFAAALLQSQVNPICRTAASFVAAIDAKPSKPLLRPKDLGLNSAHGGLVMVGSYVPKSSEQLAHLRAHADLVEFEIDVPAMIEGNHPTSKEVSEQIESHIRQGQSVLVFTSRKLIHADTPEESLAIGNRVSDFLTQLVSNLTVAPGFLLAKGGITSSDIATRALNVKRGWAKGQVIPGVPVWELGPETRFPGMPYLIFPGNVGQTESITHILQSLLPAVPTNPS, encoded by the coding sequence ATGCCTGACTACGCTACTTTCGCAGAACTAACTCGCCATTTGCCCAATGTCCTGCCCGATCTCATCGAAACAGTCCAGCAGGTCAAAAATCGGAAATTCGATACCATCCTCGTGCTGGATGACGATCCCACCGGTACGCAGACCGTCTATGACCTCCCTGTGATCACTTCCTGGCAGGAGGGAGAGATAGAGCAGGAACTCGTGGCGGGAACTCCTACTTGCTATCTACTGACCAATTCCCGTAGTCTGCCCGAGCCCGAGGCGTATTTTCTGGGGCTCCGGTTGGGGCAGAAAATACATGCGGCCCAACAAGCGACAAACAAACGTACCTTAGTGATCAGCCGCGGAGACAGCACCTTACGCGGCCATTATCCATCTGAGGTATTGGCCTTGGAAGATGGCTCAGGACAACGTGGGGTACATTTCATCATCCCTGCATTTTTCGAAGGAGGCAGATATACCATCGGCAATGTCCACTATGTCAGGCAGGGGGAACAGATGATTCCCGCCAATGAAACCCCGTTTGCCCAAGACAAGGCATTTGGCTATCAACATGCAGATCTCCGAAAATGGGTCGAGGAAAAGACCGGAGGAGCCGTACCAGTGGATTTTGTAGCAAGCATCTCCATCACGGATATTCGAACTCGGTCCGTCGAAGCATTGACCCATCAGATCGATACACTTTCGCCAGGAGATGTATGCATCGTCAATGCCGCCGAATATTCCGATCTGCAACAATTTGCAGCAGCTCTACTTCAAAGCCAAGTCAACCCAATCTGCCGGACAGCTGCATCCTTTGTGGCGGCCATCGATGCAAAGCCCTCCAAACCCCTCCTTCGGCCCAAAGATCTAGGGTTGAATTCTGCTCATGGTGGACTTGTGATGGTTGGTTCGTACGTCCCAAAATCCTCCGAACAACTGGCCCACCTCCGTGCCCATGCCGATTTGGTGGAATTTGAAATAGACGTTCCGGCGATGATCGAGGGCAATCATCCCACGTCGAAGGAGGTTTCTGAACAAATCGAATCACATATCCGCCAAGGACAATCGGTATTGGTTTTCACAAGTCGAAAACTCATCCATGCTGATACTCCAGAGGAGAGTCTGGCCATCGGCAATCGAGTCTCAGACTTCCTTACTCAATTGGTCTCAAACCTGACAGTCGCACCCGGTTTCTTGCTGGCCAAGGGCGGGATTACCTCCAGCGATATCGCCACAAGGGCCTTGAACGTCAAACGAGGTTGGGCCAAGGGACAAGTGATCCCGGGAGTACCTGTCTGGGAATTGGGACCGGAAACCCGATTCCCGGGCATGCCCTATCTGATCTTTCCCGGCAATGTCGGCCAGACAGAAAGCATCACCCATATTTTGCAATCGTTACTACCCGCTGTACCTACTAACCCATCCTAA